A genomic stretch from Nilaparvata lugens isolate BPH chromosome 8, ASM1435652v1, whole genome shotgun sequence includes:
- the LOC111045609 gene encoding uncharacterized protein LOC111045609: MFHFANSVCVFGICLCIGIFANASIDFGPQAKKSRDLVLSFELENPLKIFILAMMATIGNLMEIPWLTIPWLKYSACRMAHQSFNYLYGASRISDPYFLISYTFNGIVLRALWFKMLVVFLQDLTRYVSLKYNENELIHELDIK; encoded by the exons atgtttcattttgcAAATTCTGTATGTGTTTTTGGAATATGCCTG TGTATTGGTATTTTTGCAAATGCAAGTATTGATTTTGGCCCACAAGCAAAGAAGAGTCGAG ATCTTGTATTAAGCTTTGAACTTGAAAAtccattgaaaattttcatccTTGCTATGATGGCTACTATTGGAAATTTGATG GAAATACCTTGGCTAACAATTCCTTGGCTGAAATATTCAGCATGTCGAATGGCGCACCAATCTTTCAACTATTTATATGGAGCGTCAAGAATAAGTGACCCTTATTTCCTTATTTCTTATACATTCAATG GAATTGTTCTTCGAGCTTTGTGGTTCAAAATGTTAGTTGTGTTTCTACAAGATTTGACAAGATATGTGAGCTTGAAGTATAATGAGAATGAGCTGATACATGAGCTtgatataaaataa